cttttttgtgattctttatatactgttataatttataagttccatattattttttgtgatatttacactctcttataaaactggcaaataaaacaaagaaacaccttgttttctttctttttctaaaatttctaataccggtattaaaaccgggatcccggtattaagatctaaaaaataccgaataccggtattgaaattttggtccggtattgcaatccctagtcctGTATGATGTTTTTGCCCAGCAACCGTCAGCAACTACTGTCAAAAGAGTATCTGAATCTATTTCAGCAGCCTCTATCGCCAGACGTTTCTCCTCCGTTGCTGCACTGTGCATTTCTTTTGTGGCTGTTTCTTCCCAGGCTGTCGAAATGCGGTAGTGCTCCTTTTGGGAAGTGCGTGAAGTCATGGACGGAATATCCTGGGCCGAGAGAATATCTTCTAGATTTGAATATCCTCCGCCCGTAGCCATGATACCCGAAACAGCGGCAGTATTTACAGGCATTTTGCGTGAATCTGGGTTTTCAGACCAAATAATTTCTGTGAGAAAACACATGCTACACTTTAGTTCAATACCAGATCGTAATCCTTTTCTTATTTCAGATACGACTATCATATTTGCTAAAGAGCAATTAAAGGGTCCGTGATTGTCTATTTGACGAAGTCTGCTGAAAAAATATCCTACATCAATTATTCTTCTTCCAATGAGAGTTATATCGATGTTTGATGATTTTGAACTGGAAACACACAGAGTTTCAGCCTGGAGATGTTTTTTCCAAACATATTCGCTTGGCtttcattctgaaaaatttcatGGCAGCTTTATATTGTacataattcacattttttaatgcaattttaaattctattggCTATACACATCATTTTAATTCTACAAATATGAAATAGCATAAAATTAGTGATATCAGTTGATCTTAAATTGCATTTCGCGACGCCATACtactttaaagaattatatatatttaaaacccgcaatattttggatttccttaatttatataacttaaagcatttatttattttcaatgttatcaAACCATTTCTTGTGAAAATTATTGATAACAAATGCGAAATATTGacttatattatcattaaaaaattgaatactcGTTAATTTTTACAATAGCTTGTATTTGTGTATAAGTCACTCAAGATTCATGCATTAATACAagctgcaaaaatttaaaattgattatttttacttacGATAATAAAAATCGtcgttgaaaaattaaaactgtaaaaaataatgttgattatTTGTGCTTCTCCACTAAAATCTGATATAATACTCtgtagataattataaaaaaaattaagtaaactttttctgaatttggaTCATTTTTAGGTCACTACTTTCCTGAACCCTCTGcttgttaaattttttctatcaaaatgctgataaatacaatttttatacagttttgatttacagcaaaaaaaaattattctttttaggaaaaataatttttttaaaaagagttcaaaattattttgtttgtctAACTAAATAACAACTAAggttctgttttaaatttaaacttatcaAAGAATTATACTTACTTTTCTCTCCATTCGGCTAAGTTTTGTCCCGTTCGCTTTTTCCTATTTGCCGACGGGAACAATCTTGCCTTTGAACCTCTTCGATAATCCATATTCAGTTAATTTCCCCTCAATATTTCAAACATGTGAGCAAGAAAAATAAACGATTTGCAAATTAtataatgcaattatatttaattatatatgcaaCATAGATATAATCATACACTTAAAAATAGTCCACTAAATTTGTTTCCAAGGATGCGGTAGCATTCGCAGATGGATTATGAAGACCACAGCTGTGATggtaaacaaaatataaagaaagtaaggCAGAAAGAAGATAATGCTGAGGGGGAGATTTTAAGACCTAGTGAAGACCAGATAATAAAAGTGACAATCAATCAGATTGTAAAGGATGGGTTTATAGTGTATTTCTCCGCGAATGGGAGGAGTTAAAGGGGCATTGGAGGggagtgaaaattatttttccaattttaggactaaaatactgcttttacacattaaaaaaaatatgcatcggAAAGAAGATACCAATACTGatgttgctatttttattttatttcatttacgataaaaaattttatagaattgtttaaatgTGCGAAGTTGAAGTTTTgcgacttttaataaatatttaaaaatactttgagaagtcCGAGAAAAAATTCGTTTGGCAGAAACCTGTGTTTTTATTCCTTCTACTGATTGCAGTTGACTTCATAAGAAAGAAACCGCAATAGCAAACTTAatagacttaaaatatttctccataggaCAACATTACGTTTGAAAATTGTAGGTGGCGTGTATACAGCACCCTTATCTCATTCTGGGTTCTGCGAAGTTCCGTTCTCACTTGAGGATCGTAAGAACGTTGCCAAAGTCTTCTCAGGTAATTTcgcagtttaattttgttttggattTCTAAAGGAAGCTTCTCTgaaggtttattaaattttggttttgaggctTCTGCGAGTGCCTCCGTTAGAATTTTTCCTAGATTACCAACTGCAAATTCTACGTCATCACTGCTATTAATTTTGAAGGGGGGAAGGGGttcgaatttaaaatatgccGAAAGTTCTCCCAGTTGGTGGAGAATTGTGCTGGTGAATTTAGTAAAAAGGTTCCAGTATTAAAAGTCAAAACTACTGGAAGGTGATCTCTGAATCTAAATAATTTAGCACTCTAATTTGAGAGTGAAAAGGAATTCGCTTTAATATTGCGAAATCTAAGATGGAATCATTAGGGTTAACTTCATTAATGTGGGTTGGAGAGTGGGGCACCAAAACATTGATTCCGTCCTGcgttgttataaaattaaataattgacttCCATATCTCGTTGTTTTATAGTTATTCCAAGCGATATGATCTGCGTTCATATCGCCCGCAATGATGACGTTTGGACctaaatttaagttttttcaaATCCTCCAGAGGGAACATAGTCGAACTCCCAGATCGAACATATGCTGACACAATTTTGAGAGGGGGGAGATTTCCTAATTTAACCTCAATAATTGTCGCGTCCATCCTCTCTAAAACGGGAGTGGGAAGTgatgttcaattattgatttcacataaaTACAAGTACCTCCTGAAAGGcgcagaaaattatttctatctccggatctatcatttttataaatccgGTAATTAGCGATTAGGGGTGTGCACTCCAGGGGGAGTAGGGTCTCTTGAACCAATAACACATCAAGATTTTGCtctaaaataaaatctcttaCTTCAGCGATCCTGGGACGCAAGCTATTTGCATTCCAGGTGCAAACTTTAAGATTATGCATGTTAACTGAGTTGTAACAATTGAATGTTAATGTTGGGGACAGTTACTAAGACTGACGTATTGTTCGAAAAGAAAATACGCCATATCAGCACCGTGGGATGCAGCACGAATTGCTGGTAAAGCCTTTCTAAAGGCTTGGAGTAGAAGAGGTGGATCACACCAATCTTCTCTCATTAGGGTAGCTAATCCAGAAAATATGTcggtaaaaattttggaattagttGCATCCACTGGGACCGACTGTTTTGGAATAGAATCAACTACAAATGAGGAAACAGGTTCCCTCTTCGCTGGTGTATCTAACGAGGGAAATTCTTCTGCATTTGATAGCATACTGGCAAACGACactttttcatctatttttctgtaattttttttgagaTCGATGCGTCCTGGGGGGGATCCCAAATGGATcggtttgtttgattttttttggggggggggatttactGGTGGCGAGATTTCGTCCACCGCATTTAGGGAAACCTGGGCACTGGCGCCAGTTCGCTTCATGGTCACCTGCACAGTttgcacattttaatttatcCTCAAAGACTAAAGGACATTCTTCAGCCCTATGAGGTCCTGCACATTTGACACATTTCACGGGAAGCTTGCATGCTTCAGAACTGTGAAAGTATCCCTGACACCGCCAGCATTGTGAGGGCCCCTTCTTACCTCTGTATTACCCCTACTGAAATTTTCGTGCCAAACATTTCAGTCAGAGTGTAGACAGTTTCAGATAGAGGGCCATTTGCGATTTGCACATAAAATAATGGCATTGGTGACTTAGTTTGGAAGTTTGACAGTTGAGTGATACTAACAACTGTAAAGCCTTCCCTTTGGTATtggtattttgagatttaatggcgcaagagccaaatatggctatACTGTGCCAGAcaaatggtattaaaaatgtCACGTACAATTCAgtcagtttaaatttataatttctcgtGATAAAACGAAAGATATCCAATAATGAATAGTATCAGCATTTATAAAAATGCGAATTACATCCCGTAAAGAAaccttttccaaaaatgttaaaagattaaaatatcgatGAAATTTAAAAGGTGAAAATGCATCTCCCATAACATTAAAATaggtacaataaattacaaagcgaagtgaaaagaaacaaattcattGCAATCTTTTGATTCGGTGTTTTTTCAAGTATTTGCTATGTATAGGGGTACTTGAAGGTTcactgtaaaaaattttaagattaatccaTTTAACTTGACACTCTTGgggaatttgtttaaaaacagatttatcaACCGTGATGGAATCGGTAGAAGGTTCCGCAGCAAGTGGTGTTTCGTCAATTGTTTCATGAGGGTTGTATTCTATTGcattatccgattctatttcgCTGTCAGTGTTTGGGCTGGGTTTATTTGTGGTCATGAATTCAAGCTCAGAGTTGGCTTCATCCATTTTATCGGCTGATTTAGAATTAATGGAAGAGCTCAAATTTGAGACTCGCATAGATTGGGAGACTTGtcgaggtgaagtcttccagaatttagaatatgatatattttctgaattttgcttgtgatcttttaaatattttttcttataagtgatagttttaaatttattcaggtCCTGTGACATTTCATTAGATGGGACATGAAACGTTTCATGTTCATGACCAGTTGGCTAATTAACATTATTACTATTGAGATCTACTGGCAATGACGTTACAATAGCGGATTCGGGAGTATTATTAGTAAgtatattgtttcttttgttttgaataagatCAGTTGCAGGTGGTTTTTTGATCATAAAAGAGTAGCTGGTACCAGATACAGGAGTTTGAGATTTTACAAGTTTACGATCTTCGGAGtaagaaatttgtttcttaatttttgtactatttattgttttttctaaCTGCCATGCTGGACAGTTTCGAGAAAAGGAAGTATGTGTACCTTGACAATTAAAGCATTTCTCCCTAGATGTGCATTCCGAACTATCGTGACCTatttctgcacagcgggcgcaagttgGTGTCCCTCGGCAAGAAGTTCTTGAATATCCGAACCGTTGGCACTTAAAACAACGAAGCGGATTCGGTATATATGGTCGAACCAACAGGCGCATGTACCCCACCTTAATGTACTCTGGTAATTTGTTGAAACTAAAAGTAAGAACCAGATGTTTGGTATTTAGGAGCTGGCCATCTCTCCGTATAGATATACGCCGTACTTGGCTAACCCCTTGTCCTTTCAACTCTTTAGTTATTTCATCTATCGGTACATTGAATAGCTCCCCCACAGGAAATGACACCTTTGGAGGAATTCAGTGAAGAATGTGGAGAAACAACACCTGGtatattttccaatgattttaatttcctaatttgtaCAGATTGTTTACGAGATTGTACTCCGACCAGCAAATCACCATGTCGAagttttttagtacttttaacTTCACCAATATTGCCAGTTATACCTCTTTCAAAAAGAAACGGAGAGAcagaatgaaatgtattattagtAGCAGATGATCTTTTGATAATGAAAAGGGTTGAAAAATTAGGTACTGTTGAAAAGGTAGAAACATTTTGTTGCCCACTTAAGGGAgtaagggaaggcagccaccggctctggcaattcccagcctcggcgcttaccttggtgctagccggaacctatacgctcggagttacccccggggacagtgaccacccttaacaccaagcccaaggagtaaccccttcgcttgatccctagcagactagtaactcaggttgcaagctaccggccgattgatacactggggaccacagtgcatcgtgcgtctaatgggtcgccacgcgcGGCAAACgagtgggggtatttgctgtccatgagaagcaggaagcaaacagagcggcgacagcttctcatggaaaGTTCCCTCGtttaccctcgagggaaagaagaaaaaaggagacagcagaaggcgcagtggagagtaaacataaagggagtaaagatccctgggtaggttgggattgggacacccgtactcacctatagtaggtgagcccctgaggggcctTCGCTTTGTAATTCCTCTTTAATTTCCTCAATAGGAGTGCAGGAGGGAAGTCCTCGAATTACCACCTTTATGGGCCTGTCAGTTTTAAGCATAAAGGTTTTGAACTCAGCAACCCTGAGCTTCAAGGAGGCGAGAAAGGCTTCAGTGCTCCTCCTCAGTTTCAACAGTTAACTTTAAAAACTTACTGCTCATGCTGGATTTTAATGAAGGGGCCTATAATCTACAGATGTTAAGCATAACTTCAAAGTCAGGTCTAGGGGTAAGGTAACGAAGAAGGGCGGTACTCTCCTTCGTTTTGGTTGTGCAGGTGCCTGGTCAGCATCAACCTCGTCATCTAACGCAACCTCTTCGATTCCTTCTAGTTGGgtttgaattttaatactttttccttcttcattgatttttaagtttttaacttTTCTGACGAGATGAGCAGCTGGAGCTATAAACCCATCTTCGTCTGCGGTTctcttattatttactttttgagcattaatttcatttctattcattttttctatattaattttacgCTTAGGCGTTTGGTTTGCTTTTGCATTctgaattttcaattcattactTTCTGAGGTTGCATTAACGTCTTTAAATTTTTGACAGATCTTATTTACTTCGTTAATGCTCGCAAGGAGCTTAAAAAGGGGAATCCCTACTTAATTAGAAGTGAATTCAGGATTGCACTCACCCTGCCAACTTTAGACCGCATCTGCCGGTACTCTTCTGTCTCCTCTTTATGGCATCTGAGTGCTTGGGCCCAGATTCCCATGGTATTCCTCGTGGTGATGGCTTGGATGATGTCCATATAGTTGTGGTAAATGAATTCCTCCAAGACTTGAATAGAAGATGGTGAGATAGGCCGCGGGGATTGATCTTGGTTTTCCGATGTTTGAACATCATCCACCTTGGGTTGCTGGGTCACGACTTCTTTATTTCCTTCAGGTATGTCCATCTCTTCGTCTGAAGAAGAGCTTGGTGATCTGGATAGCCCCGTTCCGCAATGGTCCTCAGAAAGACCAGTTCAAGGATCCGCTCCTCTCTTCTTTCTCCTTTGATTTTTTGGCTTGGGTGCCCGCTGTAGCAGCTCCTGCCCCGTCGAAGACGGAGCTCGTTCCTCACACATCTGCTCCATTTGGAGACCAAATAGAGAATCATCAGTGTGTAAGAGATTTTCCCTGTGCATGATTGAATTcgtgttcgagagcttccattggataGATCGTATCGATTATTACTTTCTATTTTGATCCAAGATCTGTAATCGAAGTATTAACTAGTAAGATCATATCAAGGATTTCAATCACATCTCTCTTTGAAAactattgatcactggtatttgtgactttttaatATTGGTTACCTAATAACCGATCGTAAAATATTCGCCATCCCTAGTTACCCCCTAATGACAAAAGAATGCAttcaatagatattaaaaaacttCAGAGATTGGAGAAGGATCCGAAGATACTACTTATTGTAAACAGTTTTTTGAACAAAACAAGATAATATGTTCAGTGTTGTTTTCAAGATTACAAACTTGGCAGTGAAGATAACTGTGTACACCGAATCTATTCAACAGAGCTAGAGTTATAACCATCCTGGTTAAAAGATGTGCAGTTATGATATCTTCTCTTTAATTTTTGAGCCATAAATTAAAGGCAAACATGATGGGAGCATCGCGGATAGATtcttaatatttgctattttggAAAATGTGACTCGTTTTTTTGTGGTGAAGTTTCCtgataatgagaaattaaatcttctgaAGCAATCCACTCCAACAATGAGTGCGACTCCTTGACCTTTTTTGCATCTTTTCATTCCAATGTATCTGTGAATGTCCCGGAGACCCCACCAAGcatattttctgatttcattttccCCATACTTGAATTTTGCCAGCTAATCTGTGAATGATTTTCGGAGATTTGATTGTAAGGCATTTTAAAGCTTGAAGGTCCGAATCTGTcaacaaaagcaaatttttaccTGTTCTGAAAGTCCAGCCAGAGCTTGACAAACTGCTGTAAATTTGGAGTTGATGGAGTGAATTCTATAGACGAAGGATTGCTGACTAGAAATGCCAGCAATAGAATTGAAAGATTGAGATTTGAAAGCGTCCATAGCGataatataataatcttgaaattgTTTGCATGCAGTTTCTTCAAAGAGATCCttaatcatattgttacgaatctgtgatgctgcttctcagcatagttggttccatcatcagaaagactgttttacagtcacctgtattggacggagtccgggtgtcgcttCAGAGGTCCCAGagattggcgacaaacttggcgaccatttggcgaataATTTGGCAACTTTGACTCCAAAACAGATTATACCcgaaatatcgagaattttcccgacccgtccactgggaaccgagatacgcctagAAAGtacctgattggttgagaggcttctagccccgcctcctgagacctataaaaggaggcagtctgcagctgccgagtagtagtcgggtagtcggaatcgacggtaatcaacgggtcttccagagattagcagagcagcgattgagtcaagctagtgctaaactaagctgtgcgctactgtctgcagtagagtcttgttgtgtgctgctgtgtgcacgtctcggctgaagataattgtctcctctatgctgtatatagttgtcgtctttgtgctgtcctgttctgtcttcgtgtaaataaacgtcgttttttttttttcttctgctgcctgctgattgagcgttctccacaccatataacttctactatccaaacgaacccggacatttcgtaacaatatgactAGGAAGaggtttattttgaaaactaaaatctGAAAGATGAAATTCGCAAAAATTTTTCCAGAGATGATGGGTCTAGtagagcaataatatttttagaagcatttagattctcaaacaaatttttaattaaaatgtcgtctttttaaagtaatttgatGCCTGGATTGGAATTATGATGATAAATAGGTGAATGAGTGCTATTGACAAGTTGCCTGAGAAAGAATTACGCAgctaatcttataattttttcccgGCAGATCTTCCTGACTCAGAGAATTTATTGGTAATTGAGCTGTTACGATTGGTTATGTCAACAAGATCCGTTATTCCGGGACAGTAAGTTTCATATGCAATCGATTTTATTGCAATCTCTCTAAGAGCTTTGCTTAATTGCTTAGAAAAACATGATTTGTTTcatagatataaattaattatatgaaaatataaaccataactaaatgtttataataaaataaataaatatagaaagaaaggatgatttttttttgaataattgaataagaaataagattattttgtttgtttcaatGCCGTTccataataacaataaatggaAATTTGGTTTGAGGTgaacttctaaaatgtttttttaatacatcaagaaattttttttttatcttttgaagaaATTTGGATGGtctaaaataacacaatttaattccttttcacataataataataaaaaatttgattcaaatttagaagctatttttataaatcatacaTTTAAGATGCGTTACTTATTTTTCGTACTTATGTATTTAATTGTGTCTTTCTAATGGGTGTAATTAATGAGATCTTCCTTCGTAATTGAATTTATCACCCTTTCTTGATGTGGTAGAGTTTCAAAACAATACacacgtttttattttttgtgacaatacacaattttacttttttcagaaCTTACTTATGAATGATCCCTCAATTTAcctaaattttgattccataagcGTGATACCATCTCTCAGTGAATTTAAGActgcattatatataataaaaattaagtttaaaagtaaaaaaacaattaaaataaaacaattccattttttaattcattataaacgtactttttaaaatgtatttttattaaatatattttatatattaaatatatattttcatttaacttatttcGTACTGCGGTTGAATATTGCCTGGTAACCAAGTAGTATTGGAATTTGTTCTCCCCGCAACTTCGAAGTTAAACCCTGATTTTATGTAATATGAAAACCTAATTTGTTATCATTAGTCATCTATTACCACCTTCTATTACCACCATTAGTCATCTATTACTACAATTTCTTAccattattaagaaaaatctcgaaaatattattttatggcgCATTTtctattagtaaaaaatattaatagagttTCCTAGGTccaattttcaacgccaattatgataacgcaaatgcgtgaattttttactccagttggggtaacgctatgcagattagaaatttttaatttcctttatcctgttttattttaattcaaaagtacatcagaatgaatctgaaagatcgattcattaacaatgtttaattttaaatgcatcaaacattaagaaaataaacagaatcctttgtaataatctgccgaaaatttcttaagcctagcCTTTTTagcgagggaaaaaaaaaactgaagtcttactcctttggcggtggggaaaatgaaaagatttttttggcggaaaagttagtttttaattaataattaaaattctaattaaaaattcaaaaaaaggaccccaggtgcacattcccgacctccaaggtatgcatgtgccaaatttggtagctgtaggtcgaatggtctggcctgtaaagcgccaacacacccacccacacacacacacattgagctttatataagtatagatttttctTTAGGAAAAATCTCGAGAGAGTTCGCCAACTATAACCATtgtactgatttaaaaaattttgtttcatatgaatgaCAATGACCCATAGATATGCCATTGGTGATCTACTGCCatctttctttccattttttccatTTCGAGCAAAATAAAACTTAGTCAAAACCCACAAAATCATTAGTTTCAGATTGAATATATAGACTATAGGCAAACAACAGATTACCAAAGTGGACTAGtacaattaatattatagaaagaaatattgttaatcataaaaattataatttaccttTTCCTATGGCGCTTCTTACTATTTTTCCCATGCTGATTTGAAGTCATCAAACGTAGCCGCTTCTTCATAGTCCGTTTCATCACTCATTTCCacccaaataatttattttgtttcttcttcTTTGGTATAGTCTTTATGCTTTGAATCTCAGAGTAAATTAATCTTTTCGCAAATATCAGTaagtttaaatagattttttttcgatCCAatccataattataataaaaacaactgGAAAAAAATCAATGGGTACAAAACAAAATagactttatttataaattttgatcttGCAAATTCGTTGGGAAACAGCGAATCATAAGCTAACATGCCTACATTTGAACTAAAAATACCTTTATGTTATCCAGAAACCCGACAGGAATTGTTCCTTGGAGCGAACTATTTGGTTTACTTGGTGTGTTCATGCCTCTAAATAGTGTGTTTTCAGTGGAATGAGGATTCTAACCTCAAACCGTATAGCTACGAAGCCGATGCCTTACCACTAGCCCTTTAATGCTCTTACTCAACTCTTGTTGTTTGCTGCCCTTTACGCAAATCCTGTAGTGTAAGGACCGCAAATTGCATGTAAAggagttataaaaaaaactacacaaAGATATTACTCTTTTTGAGATTTTGTctatgtattcttaaaataaaattcttttatttgtgtaTGAATATAATCCAAGTGCTATGATAGCTAAAAATTACTATGATATATTATATCACAGCTCCAGATACGTCATTACTAAAATCGAATCGAATCAAGAATTATAAAGTTATCTAGCTCAGATCCGAATTGCAAAGATTTTTTTGTCGTGGAATAATAATTATGATCTGATAAATATGTATTGGCAACATAGaactaaaataacttttaaggCGTTTCTTATTAGATTACTATCGAGTTACTTCGAAGGGAGTGGTTTCGAAACTTGCGATACGTAAAGTACATGCtttgtttttctttcacaaatattaagttttgaatagaataattcCACATAGCGTGGATTTATTTCTACTTaactaatttttatgttaaataagtGATCTTTCGATAGTTAATTGTTCAGTAGCTAGACTTTTTACCTATTGATTCACGTTTGGACTAGGAAGCACAATATTGTGAGATatcaaatgatattaattaatattcctcaatattatagaatattgatcaatgtcatgccatattgtacaatatttgtgttCTACTAGGGATAGTGACTCATTAATCCTGATCACTTACGTCTTGCACGTCACAGTAGTGTCAGTGAGAGCTCACAggtctcaaaataattttgagatcTGTCTTATTAGCCACTTTCGTAAATTTTTCATTGGCCAATAAGCACCTAATGATCTTTAAGTAAGAAGTCAGTATTTCGTAAAAGCACGTAAATCTTGAGCCAACAAAAAACCACTACTAGTTGCagctgtgtaaaatttttttggcCCCGTAATGTGTGCCGCAAAGATACTTGTTGTACCAACCTTCTCAATAGTAAGAGACCGGATTAGACGGGGGGGGGGCATGCACCCGTTGGtatataaatttgctttaatgGGTTTTACCTGTTGacagatagtttttttaatttccccCTCAAGCGATGTATATTTTATGTTTGGCAGCCTGCTTTCATTGCACTTATTTAAAGGATCAAAGTCTAAGCTTCAAATCTGTATCACGGTATTAACTTACTAGCGTATGTGTGCAAATACCGATCTTGCCCAATCTTGATGGAACTTGGCTATGTGCTCTTCAAGACGATAGGAAAGTCGCCGCCAACTTTGAAAACACAAATGTTGTTTAACAtgcattttagttaaattttaaatgtctgCCTGtcataactttcgaaaatatataataaaaataatttcttaagctatttaatatttttaaaaattgtccttTCTCTTACATCCAtttcattttcatgcaattatttaaaggaattttttaattttttatgcaccatttgcaacattttttttattgttatgatgaatCTTGAACATTGATGTCGattatttcatcaaatcattATTCAA
The window above is part of the Argiope bruennichi chromosome 7, qqArgBrue1.1, whole genome shotgun sequence genome. Proteins encoded here:
- the LOC129975322 gene encoding uncharacterized protein LOC129975322: MDIPEGNKEVVTQQPKVDDVQTSENQDQSPRPISPSSIQVLEEFIYHNYMDIIQAITTRNTMGIWAQALRCHKEETEEYRQMRSKVGRVSFPVGELFNVPIDEITKELKGQGVSQVRRISIRRDGQLLNTKHLVLTFSFNKLPEYIKVGYMRLLVRPYIPNPLRCFKCQRFGYSRTSCRGTPTCARCAEIGHDSSECTSREKCFNCQGTHTSFSRNCPAWQLEKTINSTKIKKQISYSEDRKLVKSQTPVSGTSYSFMIKKPPATDLIQNKRNNILTNNTPESAIVTSLPVDLNSNNVN